The Trypanosoma brucei brucei TREU927 chromosome 9, whole genome shotgun sequence genome includes a window with the following:
- a CDS encoding hypothetical protein, unlikely (GPI-Anchor Signal predicted for Tb09.160.3350 by DGPI v2.04 with cleavage site probability 0.408 near 62) → MWRWHSNILEKKKRKSHSASQLLIALVEPAHAKGKFITCTHIQPRLYLCISACLCASVRFRGGGESIIATLMTNLRGRPFVCLLVLMHASRVC, encoded by the coding sequence ATGTGGAGGTGGCACTCCAACAtcttggaaaaaaaaaagcggaaaTCACATTCCGCTAGTCAGTTGCTCATAGCCCTCGTGGAGCCGGCGCACGCAAAGGGGAAGTTCATCAcctgcacacacatacaaccGCGTTTGTACTTGTGTATCTCTGCCTGCTTGTGTGCATCTGTGCGCTTCCGTGGGGGTGGAGAATCGATAATTGCAACACTAATGACAAACCTGCGGGGGCGGCCGTTCGTTTGTCTTTTAGTACTTATGCATGCGTCGCGAGTATGTTAG
- a CDS encoding calcium/potassium channel CAKC (GPI-Anchor Signal predicted for Tb09.160.3380 by DGPI v2.04, no cleavage site predicted), translating to MSKSRAVVKFGGDQSKERVSFRNFFDVLNQRHSNVSVSGLAVTLLFELLSISIYVEASFYAHPTSIYDFNWKTGRFITVAIINAIFFSEWIVMLWVEEQKVRYCLSLLSIVNALTCLPMVIVGIGAIVKPTWQSVWVPLFLRVWWLRKCILVLLDYPQVAKWMMDIRRDICRFLITMLAVLSTCVGIQQFVETLAGNYMDPFSSLYCMVTTFGTIGYGDVSPQTAPGRFLMIGFLVVALSYFLPLFQRLAQIGRDHLNYNECHSCWGRRPHVIFSGIFTGLGAEIILMNFYAGWRKYLGVRVVLLSPVDFPPEVRLLADIPWLRNRVVLMIGDSAKQVDLIRADAANAEAIFLFGDTGSAAYHADYQVIQQSLAIRQFDPELPQHLYLRSERHTRHVASYAASVVEVERLLHHLLGLGAAVPGAVPLIMNLLRTYEPLKVKGTASRPWIEEYEWSLQNDIHCLEMQQTFRGYSFHSLARLLLQHNVTPIGIIDENGEVQLNPHRISSSAVKLVVVAKALRSARSALEAAEEAHSQTSFGEHTGEVEGKEPCIYGMDREAAAGAYYTSDFPGREAKSGVEALQLVDDAYDFENHFVVIDLSMAKAKAPETEGAREGSLSSAAMDVFHVMRSIRQSYPQNDIVLLTKDTSFSAYFGRYWNSVPGAIPVKYIDGCGLNANDLRRCNLKRSAGIIIFFSGDIGGASTGGLSLLVFLSVASILPSSHNIPVVVELDSTQYLSLFPPYADDPYLCSRAESDFVFEPNYVIGNALSRHMFFPSVHRTYFMDEFVDIIDMMVSGVDERTPSLGRLPLLFTTDSLHIYQDVVEYCLKLCYLPIGLHRCISDPETPYINGQRFVLTNPPGDLIVDQKCDAVFYLLPAS from the coding sequence ATGTCGAAATCACGCGCGGTGGTGAAGTTTGGTGGCGACCAATCGAAGGAGAGGGTTTCCTTCCGAAATTTCTTTGATGTGCTGAATCAACGGCACAGCAACGTGTCCGTCTCAGGCCTGGCGGTGACCCTCTTGTTCGAGTTGCTCTCCATATCCATTTATGTGGAGGCATCTTTCTACGCCCATCCAACGTCGATATACGATTTCAACTGGAAAACCGGCCGGTTCATTACCGTAGCGATCATCAACGCTATATTCTTTTCGGAGTGGATCGTAATGCTCTGGGTAGAGGAGCAGAAGGTGAGGTATtgcctttctttgttgtcaATCGTAAATGCCCTGACGTGCTTGCCAATGGTTATTGTGGGTATTGGTGCAATTGTCAAGCCCACATGGCAAAGCGTATGGGTGCCCCTGTTTCTCCGCGTGTGGTGGCTGCGCAAATGCATTTTAGTCCTGCTCGACTATCCGCAGGTTGCGAAGTGGATGATGGACATAAGACGCGATATCTGTCGTTTCTTGATTACCATGCTTGCCGTCCTCTCCACGTGTGTTGGTATACAGCAGTTTGTGGAGACCTTGGCTGGGAATTACATGGATCCGTTTTCGTCTCTCTACTGCATGGTCACCACTTTTGGGACGATTGGGTACGGTGACGTATCGCCGCAAACGGCACCGGGTCGGTTCCTTATGATTGGCTTTCTTGTCGTGGCCCTCAGTTATTTCCTGCCCCTGTTCCAGCGGTTGGCACAAATTGGTCGAGACCACCTGAACTATAATGAATGTCACTCGTGTTGGGGAAGGAGGCCGCACGTCATATTCTCCGGTATTTTCACGGGGCTTGGGGCAGAAATCATATTGATGAATTTCTACGCCGGTTGGAGGAAGTACCTTGGTGTTAGAGTGGTACTTCTTTCTCCTGTCGACTTTCCTCCGGAGGTGAGGCTGTTGGCCGACATCCCTTGGCTCAGGAACCGCGTTGTACTCATGATTGGAGATTCAGCTAAGCAGGTGGATCTCATACGGGCTGACGCCGCGAACGCCGAGGCTATTTTCTTGTTCGGTGACACGGGTTCGGCAGCTTATCATGCCGATTACCAGGTGATACAACAATCACTTGCCATACGCCAGTTCGATCCCGAACTCCCTCAACATCTGTACCTTCGAAGCGAGCGACATACCCGACACGTGGCGTCCTATGCTGCCAGTGTAGTGGAGGTTGAGAGACTGTTGCATCACTTGTTGGGGCTCGGTGCTGCGGTCCCCGGGGCTGTACCCTTAATAATGAACCTTCTCCGAACGTACGAACCACTCAAAGTGAAGGGTACAGCTTCACGTCCGTGGATAGAGGAATATGAGTGGTCGCTGCAAAATGATATCCACTGTTTGGAGATGCAGCAAACGTTCAGAGGTTATAGTTTCCACAGTTTGGCAAGGCTGCTCCTCCAGCACAACGTCACGCCCATAGGCATTATCGATGAAAACGGCGAGGTGCAACTCAACCCGCATAGGATATCCTCTTCTGCAGTCAAACTTGTTGTAGTTGCCAAAGCCCTTCGGTCCGCCAGGAGTGCACTGGAGGCTGCGGAGGAAGCGCACTCTCAGACCTCATTTGGAGAACATACGGGTGaggtggagggaaaagaaccaTGCATCTACGGAATGGACCGCGAGGCGGCTGCCGGCGCATACTACACCTCCGATTTTCCCGGTCGGGAGGCCAAAAGTGGAGTTGAGGCGCTGCAGCTTGTGGATGATGCCTACGACTTCGAGAATCATTTTGTGGTTATCGACCTCTCGATGGCAAAAGCGAAGGCACCAGAAACAGAGGGGGCGCGAGAGGGATCCCTCAGCTCAGCTGCCATGGATGTCTTCCATGTGATGCGTTCCATCCGGCAGTCGTATCCACAAAACGATATTGTCTTGCTAACGAAAGACACCTCCTTCTCCGCCTACTTTGGGCGCTATTGGAATTCGGTCCCGGGTGCCATTCCAGTGAAATATATCGATGGCTGCGGATTGAACGCAAACGACCTCAGACGTTGTAACCTCAAGCGCAGCGCAGgtatcatcatttttttttctggggaCATTGGGGGTGCCTCTACTGGTGGACTCTCCCTTTTGGTCTTTCTTTCGGTTGCGTCCATTCTTCCTTCGTCGCATAACATACCCGTTGTGGTGGAACTGGACAGCACGCAGtatctctccctctttccacCATATGCCGACGACCCGTATCTGTGCAGCAGGGCCGAATCTGATTTTGTATTTGAACCCAACTATGTTATCGGCAACGCCTTAAGTAGGCATATGTTTTTCCCATCTGTACACCGTACTTATTTTATGGACGAATTCGTTGACATTATTGACATGATGGTTAGTGGTGTGGATGAAAGGACGCCGTCACTCGGTCGGCTCCCGTTGCTCTTCACCACTGACTCGTTACACATTTATCAGGACGTAGTTGAATACTGCCTCAAACTCTGTTATCTACCGATTGGTTTGCACCGTTGCATCTCGGACCCGGAAACCCCGTATATCAACGGCCAACGTTTTGTGCTCACAAACCCACCGGGGGATTTGATTGTTGATCAGAAATGCGATGCCGTTTTCTACCTTCTACCGGCTAGTTGA
- a CDS encoding condensin subunit 1, putative translates to MSDLLEFFVPAYARDLENIEKVGVTQYHISEPCDFDVPPRQQLDDLTRLFDSLHREKSPTALFSKPELFAALFTYIKAMEDKETSFAVTRGARHKICHESAERLKKLLQICVTYLRRNAENGFRDSLLLCLRSNIKMYVFVLCNTLLSTAPGIDDDEGMSPSFQRTGRKRKRNKGNQEAGIGEDDSGVDQDGREQALSALIDIFSQDILQLWTGELIEESMLTLMLRMLLHMITQKCNIHADVQSVSGALVVLLSKISAQMMARGSIEPNDFVSPMIELVLKSEVTALFFTRFVAETENEGASANHAGRVVTALIEGVAGVALYDVVGDPSAAKNVALFFSEVARRCVSVTSRMSDIVMQTINSESYEVRKSIITCVTEMVIQRYSGPNCNGEGEEEIRDGYLSELLCRLMDCNPYVRNHVVHMWEKLLEARAVPKRFRLPLTGAIVGRLEDRNYLVRDSALQVVVSILNKSWFGSVLSPSLLEEKIREATAAAEVLFESVEMYVRCLEGVRKSSTFTEPQASGLAEEATGDVPVPIEMSSEQESAIDRVISFEASMEFAKLIAKSLTHATSLLDSRTERDAIEAIKLVVACNRHRIDEAEKAFLHVLVMVYEGEIKIQYAVRDALVDVVFNAFSRSTTSLAVQNTASAHKLISFLRGAKEGDISAVDRVFALIRTNPPHWRLISGHFIDALWGIAGGALDGGATLVERRIAMRLFSIVCKHDWHALVSRKESVVEFLKSGTMKDNVVLAYCLKSLEVEGQDPHYQPISSKFAPGEHVILEQLVFHLCRTTTTLSSWLIVADAAISAVHRLCEVPAVVYIYVLEYLAQRVDADVNTQAQLFFVLGRTALKQLVAVDCLERQHLKRVDVEAMAKKPATEQSVVGDADAMHKELGLGSHEYRRHAIQELAQRRKQAIMSEGSIWHRLSKDVVDVCRKKASRSVGNPLERVCAVMTMSELMIVSDQFCEQHLDLLFTIVSDKRESWVVKTNAVIALGDLACVHPNLLSPYLKVPTTGFFKLLNDADVRVRAVTIQVCSHLVLGEMLRIRDHLYIIVRLVADPNETIASNAVTFVQNLALKEKERTGNLIPPLVVQLSHVVPADKFQLAMRSLLERVEGDKPTESLIERLCQRFEPYSERGTKKRQIARNLAFCLHELTYATERTIKRITSEVCYQQYKQWLRDDVVLDYFKDIAAKAKKVGLRIGTERRDKAAIEEWEARMQADCCGLDDPRGSRQLTGDESREAGDQNERDNWDTTADGL, encoded by the coding sequence ATGTCCGATCTCCTTGAGTTCTTTGTCCCAGCCTATGCCCGTGACTTGGAAAATATTGAAAAAGTTGGCGTGACTCAGTATCACATCAGTGAACCGTGTGATTTTGACGTCCCTCCACGGCAGCAGCTCGATGATCTTACACGTCTTTTTGACAGTCTTCACAGGGAGAAGTCACCGACAGCTCTTTTTTCCAAACCGGAGCTGTTCGCAGCCCTTTTCACGTATATAAAGGCCATGGAGGACAAGGAAACAAGTTTTGCTGTCACGAGAGGTGCAAGACACAAAATATGTCATGAATCTGCCGAACGATTGAAGAAACTTCTCCAAATATGCGTGACATATCTGAGGAGGAACGCCGAAAATGGTTTTAGAGATTCTCTGcttttgtgtttgcgttcaaatattaaaatgtacgtttttgttctttgcaATACCTTGCTGTCCACGGCACCGGGTATAGATGACGACGAGGGCATGTCTCCTTCATTCCAGAGGACGGGGCGAAAACGAAAGCGGAATAAGGGTAATCAAGAGGCAGGAATAGGTGAAGATGACAGTGGAGTCGATCAGGATGGCCGCGAACAGGCCCTTTCTGCACTTATAGATATTTTTTCACAGGACATTTTACAACTATGGACAGGGGAACTCATAGAAGAATCTATGCTGACTCTCATGCTGCGGATGCTACTTCACATGATCACCCAAAAGTGCAATATTCATGCCGATGTACAATCCGTGTCTGGTGCGCTTGTGGTTCTTCTTTCCAAGATATCTGCACAGATGATGGCCAGAGGTTCAATTGAGCCCAATGATTTTGTTTCTCCAATGATCGAACTGGTGTTGAAGTCTGAAGTAACCGCCCTTTTCTTCACGCGATTCGTCGCTGAAACAGAGAATGAGGGTGCGTCTGCTAATCACGCAGGCCGTGTAGTCACTGCGCTTATTGAAGGCGTTGCTGGTGTCGCCCTCTACGATGTTGTGGGTGATCCATCCGCTGCGAAAaatgttgctttgtttttcagTGAAGTCGCGAGGAGGTGCGTGAGCGTAACATCACGTATGTCCGATATTGTGATGCAAACCATTAACAGCGAAAGTTACGAAGTAAGGAAGTCGATCATCACTTGTGTCACTGAAATGGTTATTCAGCGTTACAGTGGGCCTAACTGTAACGGCGAAGGTGAGGAGGAGATCCGTGATGGCTATCTCTCCGAGCTGCTGTGTCGCCTCATGGACTGTAATCCATATGTTCGTAATCACGTTGTGCACATGTGGGAGAAGTTGTTGGAGGCTCGAGCCGTCCCAAAACGCTTCCGCTTACCGCTAACGGGCGCTATTGTCGGCAGACTAGAAGACAGAAACTACCTTGTGAGGGACTCTGCCCTTCAGGTCGTCGTATCGATATTAAACAAGAGCTGGTTCGGCAGTGTATTGAGTCCATCGTTGCTAGAAGAGAAGATTCGTGAGGCGACGGCTGCGGCCGAGGTTCTTTTTGAGTCCGTGGAAATGTATGTGAGGTGTCTAGAGGGCGTGAGAAAGTCCTCTACGTTTACGGAACCCCAAGCTAGTGGTTTGGCTGAAGAGGCAACGGGAGACGTTCCCGTTCCCATAGAGATGTCAAGCGAGCAAGAGTCTGCGATTGATCGGGTTATCTCTTTTGAAGCATCAATGGAGTTCGCTAAATTGATAGCAAAATCACTAACGCATGCTACGTCCCTGCTGGATAGCCGAACTGAGCGAGATGCTATCGAGGCTATAAAGCTTGTGGTTGCCTGTAACCGACACCGGATCGATGAGGCTGAAAAAGCCTTTCTTCACGTACTGGTAATGGTTTACGAAGGGGAAATCAAGATTCAGTACGCTGTGCGAGACGCCCTCGTAGATGTTGTTTTCAACGCGTTTTCAAGGTCAACGACATCGTTAGCGGTGCAGAACACCGCCAGTGCTCATAAGTTGATTAGCTTTCTTCGCGGTGCAAAGGAGGGTGACATCAGCGCTGTTGATAGAGTATTCGCTCTCATTAGAACGAACCCTCCCCACTGGCGACTCATTTCAGGCCACTTCATAGACGCTCTGTGGGGGATCGCAGGCGGTGCACTCGATGGCGGTGCCACTCTCGTTGAAAGGCGAATAGCTATGCGCCTTTTCAGCATTGTCTGCAAGCATGATTGGCACGCACTGGTATCCAGAAAAGAAAGCGTTGTGGAGTTTTTGAAGTCGGGCACTATGAAGGACAACGTTGTTTTGGCGTACTGCTTGAAGAGTCTCGAGGTTGAAGGTCAGGATCCACACTATCAGCCTATATCGTCCAAATTTGCGCCGGGTGAGCATGTAATTCTTGAGCAATTGGTTTTTCACTTGTGCAGAACCACAACTACGTTGTCTTCATGGCTAATCGTGGCCGATGCAGCTATTAGCGCTGTTCATCGCCTATGCGAAGTTCCCGCAGTTGTTTATATCTATGTATTGGAGTATCTCGCACAAAGAGTTGACGCTGATGTTAATACTCAGGctcagcttttttttgtattgggGCGTACAGCGCTGAAACAGCTCGTTGCGGTTGATTGCCTAGAACGCCAGCATCTGAAAAGGGTCGATGTCGAAGCTATGGCTAAGAAGCCAGCAACGGAGCAGTCGGTTGTGGGTGATGCTGACGCTATGCACAAGGAATTGGGTTTGGGCTCTCACGAGTACAGAAGGCACGCGATCCAGGAACTAGCTCAACGCCGTAAGCAGGCTATCATGTCTGAGGGTTCAATCTGGCACCGTCTCTCCAAAGATGTTGTTGATGTCTGTCGGAAAAAGGCATCGCGGTCTGTGGGTAACCCACTAGAGAGGGTCTGCGCCGTCATGACTATGTCTGAGCTCATGATTGTGAGTGACCAGTTCTGTGAGCAGCATCTAGATCTTCTCTTCACCATCGTTTCCGACAAACGAGAATCGTGGGTTGTAAAGACGAACGCAGTCATTGCGTTGGGGGATCTGGCCTGCGTACACCCGAATCTTCTTTCTCCATATCTCAAGGTGCCAACAACGGGGTTCTTCAAACTTCTTAACGATGCTGATGTCAGAGTCCGTGCGGTAACGATTCAGGTGTGTTCCCACCTTGTTCTCGGGGAAATGCTCCGAATTCGAGATCACCTTTATATCATAGTGAGGCTTGTGGCTGATCCTAATGAAACAATTGCTAGCAACGCGGTAACGTTCGTGCAGAACCTGGCgttgaaggaaaaagagaggacgGGGAACCTAATTCCTCCTCTTGTTGTTCAACTAAGCCACGTCGTACCAGCTGATAAGTTTCAGCTGGCGATGCGGTCGCTTCTTGAGCGCGTTGAGGGCGATAAACCGACAGAATCACTAATAGAACGTTTGTGTCAACGGTTTGAACCATATTCGGAGCGCGGAACCAAAAAGCGGCAAATTGCACGCAATCTGGCTTTTTGCCTTCACGAGCTCACTTATGCAACTGAAAGGACTATCAAACGGATCACCTCGGAGGTCTGCTATCAACAGTATAAGCAATGGTTGCGGGATGACGTCGTACTGGACTATTTTAAGGATATCGCCGCCAAGGCTAAAAAGGTTGGGCTTCGAATTGGAACAGAACGTCGTGATAAAGCGGCTATTGAGGAATGGGAGGCTCGGATGCAGGCTGATTGCTGCGGACTGGATGACCCCAGAGGCAGTAGGCAGCTCACTGGTGACGAGTCTAGAGAAGCTGGAGACCAGAATGAACGCGACAACTGGGACACTACGGCTGACGGCTTGTAA
- a CDS encoding protein kinase, putative (curated by M. Parsons, P. Ward, J. Mottram): MSASRMVPADFELGSALGAGSFSKVVTASHVPTGRRYAIKVVSKQQICTAPSDEEKRRMAEVAIREARMLRMCSHPNIVRFHASMQGPQDLMYVTELCDGGELLEAIKAWGTIPLEAARHVLAELFSAIWYLHHAPKHTQPGVPDAPLESITILHRDIKPENIMLMSDRHVRLIDFGTAVVCRSVDERPEGEHSSKGRAKTFCGTAPYMSPELLRNNYTCTASDYWACGCVLYHMLVGKRPFDGSTEYFLIQSILEKEPEYPEDLDDDAKDLIHRLLSKSPDERPGREEVQNHPFFVSIDFDGLATKEVAPFWVRNVEWEPNSLFSTCVVCRRAFFLWRRRRHCHNCGKLVCSSCSANHITIPGCSSASPERVCDSCFGKIRGD; this comes from the coding sequence ATGTCAGCGTCCCGGATGGTGCCGGCCGATTTTGAGCTCGGATCAGCTCTTGGTGCGGGATCCTTCAGTAAGGTGGTGACAGCCAGCCACGTACCAACCGGACGGCGCTATGCGATCAAGGTGGTTTCAAAGCAACAGATCTGTACCGCTCCCTCcgatgaagaaaagaggcGTATGGCAGAAGTGGCCATAAGAGAGGCCCGCATGCTTCGTATGTGCAGCCACCCCAACATTGTCCGGTTCCACGCCTCAATGCAAGGTCCGCAGGACCTTATGTACGTAACGGAACTTTGTGACGGGGGGGAGCTACTCGAAGCTATCAAAGCGTGGGGAACAATACCCCTTGAGGCTGCACGCCACGTCCTCGCCGAGCTTTTTTCGGCTATATGGTATTTGCATCATGCACCGAAACACACACAGCCCGGAGTTCCTGATGCCCCCCTTGAgtcaataacaatattacATAGAGATATAAAACCCGAAAATATTATGCTGATGAGCGATAGGCACGTCAGGCTCATTGACTTCGGTACGGCGGTGGTGTGTCGGTCGGTTGACGAACGGCCGGAAGGTGAACACAGTAGCAAAGGAAGGGCGAAGACATTTTGTGGTACAGCACCTTACATGTCACCTGAATTGTTACGGAACAACTACACTTGCACTGCTTCTGATTACTGGGCCTGTGGTTGCGTGTTATACCACATGCTGGTGGGCAAGCGTCCTTTTGATGGATCAACGGAGTACTTTCTTATACAGAGTATCCTCGAAAAGGAACCCGAGTATCCCGAGGACTTAGACGACGACGCGAAGGATTTGATACACAGGTTGCTGTCAAAATCACCGGATGAACGACCCGGTCGTGAAGAGGTGCAAAATCATCCATTTTTTGTGAGTATTGATTTTGATGGTCTCGCAACGAAGGAAGTGGCCCCTTTTTGGGTGAGGAACGTTGAGTGGGAGCCCAATTCCCTATTTAGCACCTGCGTAGTCTGTAGAAGGGCGTTCTTCCTCTGGAGGCGTCGCCGCCACTGTCATAATTGTGGGAAGTTGGTTTGTAGTTCCTGCTCCGCGAATCATATTACCATACCTGGTTGTTCCAGCGCCTCCCCTGAGAGGGTTTGTGATTCTTGCTTTGGCAAGATTAGGGGGGATTGA
- a CDS encoding hypothetical protein, conserved (possible Mg+ transporter function), which translates to MTVSEFGRSRVLYRRNGVSDVIEVGNTTELNDVIALLRSFSGVPKSYTTLVTPSLAELCEDAVGVERLWTSSAERTEPKDFAWLEVETESDEVMRQVLSAFPIHSKTSELVRSSENRVEVVEIFPSCGYVWVSIAAKGAASESSVPEDDEPVVVSLIAYEQFLITMHRKPLSGFEDMKAHMEMLVKSPASYGAPVPTAVCSLISGFVKEYQKELLSLLVDVDNVNELVLEIQPSECDQLDLLRRIDDLRHSLSRVQASYFAKERVLQRLLLPVVKRTFISSAVGVAARYQRMLSGLILSIERLRKGRDVLNMSSMGLVSGVSMRLLQRCYWMDYLNNVMTMMTLVSMPISIIPGLFTMNVRVPFEDSESFVPFYVIVAVTAGIFFLGMSYPVYLYLTFKSPGALVPTSH; encoded by the coding sequence ATGACTGTGTCTGAATTCGGCAGGTCTCGGGTGCTTTACAGACGTAATGGTGTCTCTGATGTCATCGAGGTGGGGAACACTACCGAACTGAATGATGTCATTGCATTACTTCGGTCCTTCTCTGGCGTTCCCAAGTCATATACAACTCTAGTTACCCCGTCTCTTGCCGAGCTGTGCGAGGATGCGGTTGGCGTGGAACGTTTGTGGACCAGCTCCGCCGAGCGCACTGAGCCGAAAGACTTTGCATGGCTTGAAGTTGAGACGGAGAGCGACGAAGTGATGAGACAGGTTCTCTCGGCGTTTCCCATCCATTCCAAAACGAGCGAGCTGGTACGGAGTAGTGAAAATAGAGTGGAGGTCGTGGAGATATTTCCGTCTTGCGGTTACGTATGGGTTAGCATCGCCGCCAAGGGGGCTGCATCAGAGTCTAGCGTTCCTGAGGATGATGAACCTGTTGTAGTCTCACTGATTGCGTATGAGCAGTTTCTTATCACGATGCATCGTAAACCTCTTTCGGGGTTTGAGGACATGAAGGCGCACATGGAAATGCTTGTTAAGTCCCCAGCTTCGTATGGGGCACCAGTTCCCACGGCCGTATGCTCTCTAATAAGTGGTTTTGTCAAGGAGTATCAAAAGGAGCTACTATCGTTacttgttgatgttgataaCGTCAACGAATTAGTTCTCGAAATCCAACCCTCGGAGTGTGATCAGCTGGATTTGCTGCGACGTATCGATGATCTTCGGCACAGTCTCTCGCGGGTGCAGGCATCTTATTTCGCCAAGGAGCGCGTGCTGCAGAGacttcttcttcctgttGTGAAGCGTACTTTCATATCCTCTGCCGTAGGTGTTGCCGCTCGGTACCAAAGGATGCTTTCCGGTTTAATTCTTTCTATTGAAAGGCTGCGGAAGGGTCGTGATGTTCTCAATATGTCGAGCATGGGCCTTGTAAGTGGTGTTTCAATGCGGTTACTGCAGCGCTGTTATTGGATGGACTACTTGAATAATGTtatgacgatgatgacgcTTGTTAGCATGCCTATATCTATTATCCCGGGCCTTTTCACCATGAACGTTCGTGTTCCCTTTGAGGACAGTGAGAGCTTCGTGCCCTTCTATGTTATTGTGGCAGTCACCGCTGGAATTTTTTTCCTAGGGATGTCGTACCCGGTGTATTTGTACCTCACCTTTAAGTCTCCGGGCGCGCTGGTGCCCACTTCGCACTAG
- a CDS encoding presenilin-like aspartic peptidase, putative (GPI-Anchor Signal predicted for Tb09.160.3510 by DGPI v2.04 with cleavage site probability 0.24939999 near 336) has product MRRSRVPADGVSHILGKRAVALLVPVLITLMLVTWSVLNLSSLIGERQNSLVIVEPYGNESSSLQVFEASVINALAVVALIVVFTFIMLALYKFGFEIVLYVWLGVSVGSILFITMWVFLDLVLTRFQIPYDFITMFLVLWNTGVVGLVSIFYYSHPTVAQVYLIAISVIVAWSATSLPAWTTWCLLVAVAIYDVVAVLCPYGPLRMLVEAADERNRPIPALVYDSDARIIVATSFPGEDAQMVEIAARARKQEGGRQRPRKRPPSPLDSLLGDTPFKLGLGDFIFYSLLCGIAASYSFIPWLMSVIAVLFGLVGTLLFLVLFKEKLTALPALPISIALGVITYFSSRYLVVPLDWFATLSVLAL; this is encoded by the coding sequence ATGAGGCGGAGCAGGGTACCCGCAGATGGCGTGAGCCACATTCTCGGTAAACGGGCCGTAGCGCTGCTCGTTCCCGTTTTAATAACACTGATGCTAGTGACATGGTCTGTACTTAACCTGTCAAGTCTCATTGGGGAACGGCAAAATTCCCTTGTCATCGTTGAACCGTACGGAAACGAGTCAAGTTCGCTGCAGGTATTTGAGGCGTCTGTTATTAATGCTCTGGCAGTTGTTGCGCTTATTGTGGTCTTCACGTTCATTATGTTGGCGTTGTACAAGTTTGGGTTCGAAATAGTTCTCTACGTGTGGCTGGGTGTGTCTGTGGGGTCAATCCTCTTTATCACGATGTGGGTTTTTTTGGATTTGGTACTTACCCGATTTCAAATACCGTATGATTTCATTACAATGTTTCTGGTTCTGTGGAACACGGGTGTAGTTGGCCTGGTATCAATCTTTTATTATTCGCATCCGACGGTTGCGCAGGTGTACCTTATTGCCATATCGGTTATCGTTGCTTGGTCTGCTACGTCCCTGCCCGCCTGGACCACTTGGTGCTTGCTCGTAGCGGTTGCGATATATGATGTAGTCGCCGTGTTATGTCCGTACGGACCGCTTCGTATGCTCGTGGAGGCTGCTGATGAGCGCAACCGACCCATTCCAGCCCTTGTTTACGACAGTGACGCCCGGATTATTGTTGCAACTTCTTTCCCTGGAGAGGATGCGCAGATGGTTGAGATTGCGGCCAGGGCCCGAAAGCAAGAGGGAGGCAGGCAGCGACCCCGGAAGCGGCCCCCGTCTCCCCTGGACTCGCTTCTTGGCGACACTCCCTTTAAATTGGGGCTTGGCGATTTCATCTTCTACAGTTTGTTGTGTGGAATTGCTGCGAGCTACTCATTTATTCCGTGGTTGATGTCGGTGATTGCCGTCTTATTCGGCCTAGTTGGTACGTTGCTTTTCTTGGTGCTTTTCAAGGAAAAGTTGACGGCTCTTCCGGCACTTCCTATATCGATAGCTCTGGGGGTGATCACCTACTTTTCATCCCGCTACTTGGTTGTGCCACTGGACTGGTTTGCGACTCTCTCTGTGCTTGCACTGTAG